CTTGCCGCTCTCCTTCACCATGACCGCTGTGTAGGCGGATGGGGTCGGCTCGACGTCGGGCAGGAACAGCGTGACCTGCCCCTCCACGATAGCGACCTCCGGCCGCACAAGCCGGATATGGTTGACGTCGCCGGTGATCCGCGCGCCCGGGCTGTCGGAGAAGAAGGTCTTGAAGTCCTCTAGCAACGCGTCCCGGCCGATGGTGCGTTCGCCGGTCTCTTCGTTGACCGACACCGCGTCCTCGGCCCAGAAGCCTGAGACAGCGCCGGCGTCGCCGTCGTTGAAGGCCTCGAGGTACCCCGTGAGCCGAGCCTGGATGGCTGCGGACTCGTCATCGGCGGCGGCTACGGTGGTGGCGGCCATGCCGGTGGCCAGCAGGGCCACGGCCATAAACAAAGAAACCTTCATTGCATTGCTCCAAGGAGGGCTCAGCGCAACTCGCCAGCCGAGACCAGCCTTGGTCTACTCCGCCCCGCGTGGGGCACCCGCCGATGAGATGAGTCGCCAGGTCAACGCCCGGATTCTGTACCAGATGCGTTCAACTGTCAAACTTGCACACGCCCGAATTGCGGAAGCGCGAGCTATGTGAAGACTAGGTCACCTGCTCGCCGCCTGCCCGGATTGGCTCTTCCGAACCCAGCCCTTGCACCCACCGCGGCGCCAGTCGGGGCGATTATCCCTGCAGTTGGGCCGTGCAAGCGGTTGGACCACCGCGCTACCCCCAATTCACTCGAATCCAAGCTCCGTCTGCCGTCCGCCGGCGGAATACTTCTTCAGGTAGCCATCGACCTTCACCTTGCGGCGGGTGTTGTCGCAGGTCATGTAGCGGATCTTGCCGAAGATCTCGCGTTCGGGACCCCAAGGCCGGTCGTAGCGGCCGAGCACCCAGAAGATGCCGCTGTAGGAGTTGGGGTTGCGGCCGTCGATCGCGTACTTGTTGTTGAGCTCGATCATAATGTCGAGCGCCTCGCGGGGCGAAGCCGACCAGTGCAGGATCTTCTTCCCCCACAGCATCCGCAGGTAGTTGTGGATGGCGCCGTCCCGGACCAGCTGCCGCTGCGCAGCGTTCCACAGCTCGTCGTGCGTCTTGGCCTGCTCGAACTGCTCCAGCGTGTACGTGTGCTCGCGTTTGTCGTCGGCGTGCTCGGCCAGCGTCTCCTGCGCCCAATCGGGCAGTGAATCGTACTGGTCGTAGTCGTCGCGGTGGGAGCACATGTTGAGCCCTAGCTCACGCCAGGTCACCAGTTCGTCGAGGAACCCTTCGACGCTTTCATCCAGGCCCCACCACCCGTTGCGGGCGCCGTTCGCCTTGCCGGAGACCTTGCTCGGGTTCCAGCCGACCCGCTCGGAGAGCGTCTCGAACACCTCGTGAACCGACGTGTGACCAAAGTGAAGGTAGGGGGACAGGCCGCTTACGGCGTCTTCCTGGGGCTGGTTCCGGAGCTCGCCGTATTCATCGAGCTTGTTGTCGATGAAGTCGGTCAGACGCTTGCGGCCCGCGACGCTGCCGCCGACGATCGGGCCTGGTCGCACGTCGTGATCGATCGGCAGCTGCTCAAGGAACTCGCCGCCGTCCAGTGCGGAATCGAGATCGGCCGGGGACCATTTCTTTGTGATCTCTTGCGGCAGATTACTCAGCTCCGGCAGCGAGTACCCCTGCAGCGGCGAACGCTTCGGGCACTCCGCCAGGTGCGGCAGCAGCTCCTTCTGCAGGTGCCTCCGCAGATCGAACGCACGAGAGAACACCTTGTCGGCGCCGCGCATCGGGTACAGGCCGTTTGAGTCGACCAGCTCGAACTTGACGTCGATCCGCTTGTCGACCGCCTTGAACATCCGCGGCAGGAAGAAGCATGGGAAGTCGTCGCTAACCAGAACGCACGCTCGATCGGTCAGCGCCCGGATCAGCCCCTTGCCGCCTTCCTGCTCTTCCTCCAGGTAGGGGTAGTAGAGGAGCCGCTGGCCACTGAAGTCCGCCGCGTTATCTCGCATACCTTCGATGACGAATCGGTGCAGACGGTCGCTGGCCCACTGGTAGTCGCAGCGAAGCGCCTCGAGGATCACCAGCGGCTTGTCGAGCTCGGCCGCCCACTCGATCGCCCGCTGCAGGCTGAAGTTGTAGTGGGCCCGGCGGAACGCGGTCATCCAGTACAGAACGAAGTCGCCAGCCTTGTTCGCCGGGCGCTCCGTCAGCTCTCTGATCCGGGTCTGCGGTACGTCCAACGTTTGGCCTTCAAGCGTGCGGAGAGTGGGCGCCGCCCACGCCGCCGCGGGCATGGACTACTCTAGCGCTTCAACGGCCTGCCGACAACGGGCGATAGAGGTCCCGCGAAGGGATCCATCAGGTCCGACGACTGCGGCTCGCCATGGTCGACTGCGAGGCTGCTTGACACCGATTCGACCGGCGTGCCGCGATGAAGGGCGTTCGCCCGATCCAATGCAAGTAGGAGCAGCAGGCTGTCATCAGACGATTGCACCCCTCCTCCATTTGTCGCAATCGGGCGAGCTGGGGCGGATCGTTGCGGCCGGCCCGCGGGCAGCAAGGCGTGCGCCGCAACAGGCTCGGTGTGCCCCACCTCGCCTGCCTCGGCCACTTGGGCCTCGTCACCCTCATTGGTCGGCGTCGGAACGGGCGCGGGTGTTAGGTTGTCGCGCCAAATAGTGTAGTCCGCCGCGTTAACCGTTCCATCGCCGTTGCCGTCTGCCCGCAGGTCGGAGGTGGAACCGTAGGTCGCCCGCCACAGGCTGTGGTCCAGCGCGTCGACCACCGAGTCGCTATTGTAGTCGCCCGGCAGCGAGGACTCGGCGGCGCCAGGCGTCCCGCCGAGAGCGTAGCTGGCGCGCCAGTTGGCTGGATCGTCGTAGGGATCGCCCTCGGTAGCTACCGGGTCCGCCGCGTCGGCGTCGAGCGGACCGCTGTAGACCAGCGTGTAGCCGCCACCATCGGCCGCGGCGGGCCATGGATCGTCATCGCTGTATGTGAAAGCCTGCAAGACCTGGCCGAACTGGTCGGTGAGAGTCACTAGTTCGCCGCTGTTGCTGAGGTTCGCATTGGCGTAGCCGGTTGCGGCCAGGTTTACACTGGCGCCATAGCGGCTAGTGAACTCAGCTGGGTTTCGCGCGACGACGATCCGTTCGCCAGCAGTCAGACTCAAGCCGACAGGAAACGCATAGGGAGTTTCCGAGAACCCGCCGATGGCGGCGCCATCGAGGCTGATCGGCTCGCTACCCGTGTTGAGCAGCTCAATGAACTCGTGGTCTTCTGCCTCGGCCGGGTGGTAATTCAACTCCACGATCCGCAGCGGGAGCGGTTCGCCCACCGTGAACGACTCGTCGACCTCGGCGCTCCATTCGCCGCCACTGAGCACCCGCGCCCGCAGCCGCGTGCTGGCGGTCAACTCGATGGGGCCGCCGTAGGCGATCGCGCCCCGGCTCACAGCCCCGCCCGGCTGACGCGGGTCGCTGCCGTCCAGCGTGTAGTAGAGCTGCCCGCCAGAGTTGGGGTTGGCGAGCGACAGCTCAAACCCAACCGGCGCCGCGCCGCCGTACTGGTTCATGATTGGCGCCTGGGTGTTGACCAGCCAACCACGAGACTCGAACTGCGACAGCACCACCCCGGTGCGATTCGGGAAGTAGTTGTCGGCGAGGTCCAGCTGGGTCGCAAGCCAGTGCTCACGAGTGTAGGCGCCGCCGTCGCCTGGCGCCTCCTGGCCGGTGGTGTGGCTATCGCCCCAGCGGGCGCTCTCGCCGACGATAGCGCGATCGATCTCGTCAACGCGGGCCTGGTAGGTAGCGGCCGCTGCGGCGGGGGTCAGCGCGCCGCCGTTGGTCAGGTGCTCCTGCACCATGTCGGAGAACAGCAGGCGGTACTCGGGGTTCGCGATGAGCCGGCTGTGGACCTCCTCGGGGCTGCCGACGTAGTTGCCCGCCAGCGTGACGTTGTCGCCCAGCCCCTTGAGGACGTGCTCGGCGTCCCAGCTGTGGAACCGCCAGCGGCCGTCGGGCGACTCCCTGTTGAACGACGCGTACCAGTTGTGGTGGGCCCAGTCGGTGTTGCCGGCGTAGTAGTTCACCAGCATGTAGCGGATCAGGTCGGGCACGTCGACCACGGCGGCGGCCGCCTGGTAGTTGGCCGGGACCGTCATGTTCTGCCGCACGAGGCCGAGCATCGACGCATAATTGGCCGCCGCGGTGGCGTCGCCCGCGACGACGGTCGTGGCGGTGTGCTTGATGACGTCGTAGTCGTCCTTGTCACCGCCCAGGTACGCCTCGGCGAAGCTCTCGTCGGGGCGTTCGTGCATCTCGTACATACCCCAGTACAGACCGTTGATGTACAGGTGCACGAACCGGCCGTGCGGGGCGGCGCCGCCTAGCTGGTTCTGCAGGTCCGCGACAAACGCGTCCTGCACGTACTTCGCGCGGCCGCGTTGGTCGGTCGGGTTGGCGCCGCCGCCGTAGGCCCAGATGTAATTGCTGTGCGCGTCGAAGATAAGCGTGTCGAACTCGTCCGCCGCGTTGCCATCGACCAGCCCTTCGGTGAACAGGTCGGCGTCCAGGTCGGTCGGGCCGAAGGGCGCCTTGAAGGTGGCGCGGACCGAGAGCTTGTCCAGCTTCCACCGGTCCGCGCTCGTGCCGCCCTGGGTCTCGAGCGCGGCGTTGATCTGGAACTCGTCGGCCCCCGGCGCGTTGAAGAACTCCACGGACCCGGGACGCTCGACATTGGTCCCCGAAATGTAGATGCCCTCCCCTCCCCCGCCGAACCAGGCGTCCCACGGCATTACTAGGGACACCGTCGGTACGGCCTGCAGGTCATCCCGCAGCGTGCCGGTGTACTCTGGGTGGTTCACGACCTCCGGGTCCATCTCCCAATCGGGTCCCTGGTAGCCCCAGTCGGCGTGCGGGGGGAGGCCCGCGCCGTCCTGCTGCAGAACGTTATCCAGGAACAGGTAGGTCTGGGTGTCCACGTTCGTCGGCGTGAAGCCGGCCTTGAACGCGGCGGCTCGGAGCACGGTGGTGGACGCGATCCGCGGCGGCGCAGCGGGGTTGTAGATCAGGCCGCTGGTGGCGGTCGGCTCGCTCCCGTCCAGCGTGTAGCGGATCTGGGCGCCCTGGCTGTCGGTCGTGATGAGCACGTCAAAGGGTTCGTCGTAGAACCCGCGGTCGACCGAGAAAGTGGTGTCTTCGACGAACCCGAGCGTGCCCGAAGCGTTTGCCCCGCCCGGTGTAGGCGTCATCATGTACACGTCCGCCGCGCCGAGCGATCGGTTCGCCAGCAGCAGCGGGTCGATCAGAAGGTCGGAGCTGCCGTTCACGTTGAGCCCGTGGATCGCCAACACGTTGGCGCCCTCGACCACCGCGTCAAGGTAGCCGCTCACGTCGAATGTCTGGTAGTTAACCACCTGAGAGTCGCTCCGCTGGCCGGTTGCTGTGGAGTTCCAGCTAGCAGCGGCGGGGCTGTTCGTGCGGGCGATCTCCTGGCCGTTGAGGTAGGCGACGAAGCCATCGTCGTAGCGGAGCCTCAACTCCAGGTCGGCCAGCTCGCCAGTGGCCGCGACGTTGAACTCAAAGCGGGCGTAGGCCGTGTTCCGGCCGACGGGCATCAGCAAGTCAACGTCCGTGCCAATGTACGGACTGTAGTTGAGAGAGTCGGAGGGCGAGCGTTCATACCCCACGCCGGCCACGCCAGCCGTCCAAGCGGCGTCGTCGTACGCGGGCAGTGTCCACTCCAGGCCGACAACGTCGGTCGCGGCGGTCGGCACTATCACCCGCACGGGGTGGCCTTCATCCACCAGCGGCTCTTCGAGCGTCGCCACCGCTCCCCGCCCATACGAAACGTCATCCGTTTGCTCTGGGAAGGGAGAGAACGCGTCAACAACCGCGCCAAACGGGTCGACGAGCGCCAGATACTCCCCGTCGCGGTCGAGCGCGAAGTTGGCGTGCAGCTCCTGCCCCGCAACCGCACGGTCCTTGCCTGACGCAAACACCAGCAGCCGCGCGTCCGCCTGCAGGGTGATCGAGGGGAGCGTCCACTTGGCGGGCGTTGCCTCGTCGTCTGTGAGCCGCCAATTGGCGAGGTCCACGGCGTCGGGCGTGTCGTTGTGAAGCTCGATCCAGTCGGAGCGATCGCCGTCCTCGTCCTGCAACCCCGAAGTATTCGCGGCCAGGAACTCGCTGATCACCAAACCGGCTAGGGCGAGCCTCGGCTCAAGCTGCTCGCAGCGGAGTCGCCTGACGCGACGACCGCTGCTCTGATAGTCAAGTTCGTTCACTCGCAACGGGACGCCTACACTCTACGAAGAAGATGAGAAAGCCAGGCGTCACAGAGGACGCCGGACCAACCGGACAAGCACTGCACCGGCAACTGCCAGCGATCCACCTAAGATACCCTCCCCGTTCCGCAGAGTCGATTTCTCTGTCTAGGAACGCGACAACTCATCCGCCTGTCTGCGGCCGCTCTGCACTGGCGGCCTCGGACTTGACCGGCGAGCTGCAGCCATCATCTAGAGGTGTTGTCTGGTCCCACGCAAACCATTGGCCTTCGCTTGCAGAACCAACCCTCACGCCTGGCTTACCTTCAAGGTGGTCGCCATCGCCCCTCTCCAGAAGCGCCGCCTGCGGCCGCTTGTCGAACGAGCGTTCCATCGCCAGCTTGCCGATCGGCCGCCGCGCTTCGAGCAACGCATCTGGCCATGGCGGATCGGAACCGCGCGCCAGCAGCTCGCCGGCGCACACACCCCGCGCGATGAGCTTGAGCAGCTTGGGCTTCTCACGGACCTTGTGCGCGGCCGCTCAGCTTGCCGTGAAGAACCTCGAATCGGACCCGCCAGGTCCGATCGCCAGCCGGATCGGTTTCAGGCACCGCGGACAGCGGCCCTCGTAGGCGTCGCCGGCGCGGTTCGGGTAGACCCTGGCGTAGACACCGCAGCAGTCAAACTGGATCCCCAGGAACCTGCCTTTGGCGGACTGCTCAGGCGGTTTGGGGGCCTCGCTGGAGAGATCGATCTGATTGCCGTTCATCGCGCCGTTCCCCGGGGCCGAATCCGCATCTGACGGTCGCTTTTTCCCGGATTCGCCGCCGCCCGGGAAGCCCAGTCTAAGAGCTATGTTTGTTCGTATGCCCCCCGCGGCAAGGTGTGAACCTTGACCGGCCGTGGTGGGTCCGATACAACAACCGCTACGAGCAACACTATGTCCAGCCAGACCCTACAAACCCTGCTCCTACTAGAGCTAGCCCCCTCGGGGTCCTAGGGTTCGTACGCGTCGGCGCAGGCCAGAAACGAATATCGAAACCCTGAGGCCCCTGGCCTCGGGGTTTTTTTGTTGGCGCCCTAGTTTACCAAGCCGGGGCCGGACCTCCCTTCCTATCTACCGCAGCCCGAACGATGCGAAACATCACGATCTTCGACACCACCCTCCGCGATGGCGAGCAGTCCCCAGGTGCCAGTATGAACCTGGCCGAGAAGCTCGAGGTCGCCCAGGCGCTGGTCGACCTGAAGGTGGATGTCATCGAGGCCGGCTTCCCAATCGCCTCGCCGGGCGATTTCGAGGCCGTTCAAGCCGTCGCCAAGATGGTCCGCGGAGCTCAGGTCTGCGGCTTGGCCCGCTGCAACCCGAAGGACATTGATCGGGCGTGGGAGGCGCTGCAGGGCGCCGAGAACCCGCGGATCCACGTGTTCCTCGCTACCAGCGCCATCCACCGCGAGTTCAAGCTGAAGATGGGCAAGGAGGAGATCATCTCCCGCGCGGTAGAAGGAGTAACGCGGGCCAAGGGCTACTGCTCCAACATCGAGTTCTCGCCCGAGGACGCCGCCCGCACGGAAATCGACTTCCTGTGCGAGGTGGTCGAGGCGGCGATCACGGCCGGCGCCACCACGGTCAACATCCCGGACACGGTCGGCTACGCGATGCCGGCCCAGTTCGGACAGGTGATCCGCACGCTCCGCGAACGTGTGCCCAACATCGACGACGCGGTCATCAGCGTGCACTGCCACAACGACCTCGGCATGGCCGTGGCAAACAGCCTGGCGGCCGTTGAGAACGGCGCCGGCCAGGTTGAGTGCACCATCAACGGCATCGGCGAGCGGGCGGGCAACTGCTCGCTGGAAGAAATCGTCATGGCCCTCCGCACCCGCAGCGACTACTTCGACGCCAATACCCGCATCCACACGCCCCGTTTGGTGCCGATCAGCCGCCTGGTCTCGGGCATCACCGGCATGGAGGTGCAGCGCAACAAGGCGATCGTGGGGCGCAACGCGTTCGCCCACGAGTCCGGCATCCACCAAGACGGCATGCTGAAAGAGCCAACCACCTACGAGATTATGCGTCCCGAGGAGGTCGGCTTCACCAAGACCGATCTCGTGCTCGGCAAGCACAGCGGCCGCGCCGCGCTGGCCGACCGGGCGAAGGAGTTGGGCTTCCACCTGGAGGGCGATCAGCTGAACGATGTGTTCGACGCGTTCAAGAAGCTGGCCGACAAAAAGAAAGAGGTCTACGACGCCGACATCGTCGCGTTGATCGAGAAACGCACGACTTCAGGCGATGAGCTGTGGGCGCTCTCCTCGTACGAGGTAAAGATGACCAAGGACCAGGTCCCCTCGGCGACCGTCACGCTGACCCGTGGCGAAGAGACCTTCTCCGACACGTTCTTCGGCGGCGACGGGCCGCTCGACGCGCTGTTCCGGGTGGTCGAGAAGATCACCGACCAGTCCGTCACGGTGCGCGACTACGCGGTCCACAGCGTCAGCCAAGGCAAAGATGCGCAGGGCGAGTCGACCATCGAGGTTGAGCACAACGGCAAGATCTACCGCGGCCGGGGCGTCTCGACGGACACGGTCGAGGCGAGCACACTGGCGTTCGTCAACGCGATGAACCGTGTCGCGGCCGGCGGCGGGCAGGACCTGTCCGAGTACCGGCCCGGCGCCGTTTGACCCAATTCCGTTTGGCCCGCGCGGTCAGGGCGTGAGCACCACCTTCATCAGGCCCGGCTCGCGGCGGTACAACCGGTCGAACCACTCCGGTCCCCGCTCCAGCGGGCTGACGGCGCTGATAAGCGGCGCGACGTCGATCGCGCCGCTGGCCATCAGCTCGATCGACTTGGGGTACTCGCCGGCCGACGCGCACGAACCCTGCACGCGGATTTCGCGGGTCACGACCGACTGCAGCGGCAGCTCAATGTCGGGCGACAGGTTCCCCACCAGCACAACGGTGGCGCCCTTGCGGACGCAGTCGACCGCCGAGCGCACGGTCT
This genomic interval from Posidoniimonas corsicana contains the following:
- a CDS encoding lamin tail domain-containing protein; amino-acid sequence: MNELDYQSSGRRVRRLRCEQLEPRLALAGLVISEFLAANTSGLQDEDGDRSDWIELHNDTPDAVDLANWRLTDDEATPAKWTLPSITLQADARLLVFASGKDRAVAGQELHANFALDRDGEYLALVDPFGAVVDAFSPFPEQTDDVSYGRGAVATLEEPLVDEGHPVRVIVPTAATDVVGLEWTLPAYDDAAWTAGVAGVGYERSPSDSLNYSPYIGTDVDLLMPVGRNTAYARFEFNVAATGELADLELRLRYDDGFVAYLNGQEIARTNSPAAASWNSTATGQRSDSQVVNYQTFDVSGYLDAVVEGANVLAIHGLNVNGSSDLLIDPLLLANRSLGAADVYMMTPTPGGANASGTLGFVEDTTFSVDRGFYDEPFDVLITTDSQGAQIRYTLDGSEPTATSGLIYNPAAPPRIASTTVLRAAAFKAGFTPTNVDTQTYLFLDNVLQQDGAGLPPHADWGYQGPDWEMDPEVVNHPEYTGTLRDDLQAVPTVSLVMPWDAWFGGGGEGIYISGTNVERPGSVEFFNAPGADEFQINAALETQGGTSADRWKLDKLSVRATFKAPFGPTDLDADLFTEGLVDGNAADEFDTLIFDAHSNYIWAYGGGANPTDQRGRAKYVQDAFVADLQNQLGGAAPHGRFVHLYINGLYWGMYEMHERPDESFAEAYLGGDKDDYDVIKHTATTVVAGDATAAANYASMLGLVRQNMTVPANYQAAAAVVDVPDLIRYMLVNYYAGNTDWAHHNWYASFNRESPDGRWRFHSWDAEHVLKGLGDNVTLAGNYVGSPEEVHSRLIANPEYRLLFSDMVQEHLTNGGALTPAAAAATYQARVDEIDRAIVGESARWGDSHTTGQEAPGDGGAYTREHWLATQLDLADNYFPNRTGVVLSQFESRGWLVNTQAPIMNQYGGAAPVGFELSLANPNSGGQLYYTLDGSDPRQPGGAVSRGAIAYGGPIELTASTRLRARVLSGGEWSAEVDESFTVGEPLPLRIVELNYHPAEAEDHEFIELLNTGSEPISLDGAAIGGFSETPYAFPVGLSLTAGERIVVARNPAEFTSRYGASVNLAATGYANANLSNSGELVTLTDQFGQVLQAFTYSDDDPWPAAADGGGYTLVYSGPLDADAADPVATEGDPYDDPANWRASYALGGTPGAAESSLPGDYNSDSVVDALDHSLWRATYGSTSDLRADGNGDGTVNAADYTIWRDNLTPAPVPTPTNEGDEAQVAEAGEVGHTEPVAAHALLPAGRPQRSAPARPIATNGGGVQSSDDSLLLLLALDRANALHRGTPVESVSSSLAVDHGEPQSSDLMDPFAGPLSPVVGRPLKR
- a CDS encoding deoxyribodipyrimidine photolyase, yielding MDVPQTRIRELTERPANKAGDFVLYWMTAFRRAHYNFSLQRAIEWAAELDKPLVILEALRCDYQWASDRLHRFVIEGMRDNAADFSGQRLLYYPYLEEEQEGGKGLIRALTDRACVLVSDDFPCFFLPRMFKAVDKRIDVKFELVDSNGLYPMRGADKVFSRAFDLRRHLQKELLPHLAECPKRSPLQGYSLPELSNLPQEITKKWSPADLDSALDGGEFLEQLPIDHDVRPGPIVGGSVAGRKRLTDFIDNKLDEYGELRNQPQEDAVSGLSPYLHFGHTSVHEVFETLSERVGWNPSKVSGKANGARNGWWGLDESVEGFLDELVTWRELGLNMCSHRDDYDQYDSLPDWAQETLAEHADDKREHTYTLEQFEQAKTHDELWNAAQRQLVRDGAIHNYLRMLWGKKILHWSASPREALDIMIELNNKYAIDGRNPNSYSGIFWVLGRYDRPWGPEREIFGKIRYMTCDNTRRKVKVDGYLKKYSAGGRQTELGFE
- a CDS encoding 2-isopropylmalate synthase, which gives rise to MRNITIFDTTLRDGEQSPGASMNLAEKLEVAQALVDLKVDVIEAGFPIASPGDFEAVQAVAKMVRGAQVCGLARCNPKDIDRAWEALQGAENPRIHVFLATSAIHREFKLKMGKEEIISRAVEGVTRAKGYCSNIEFSPEDAARTEIDFLCEVVEAAITAGATTVNIPDTVGYAMPAQFGQVIRTLRERVPNIDDAVISVHCHNDLGMAVANSLAAVENGAGQVECTINGIGERAGNCSLEEIVMALRTRSDYFDANTRIHTPRLVPISRLVSGITGMEVQRNKAIVGRNAFAHESGIHQDGMLKEPTTYEIMRPEEVGFTKTDLVLGKHSGRAALADRAKELGFHLEGDQLNDVFDAFKKLADKKKEVYDADIVALIEKRTTSGDELWALSSYEVKMTKDQVPSATVTLTRGEETFSDTFFGGDGPLDALFRVVEKITDQSVTVRDYAVHSVSQGKDAQGESTIEVEHNGKIYRGRGVSTDTVEASTLAFVNAMNRVAAGGGQDLSEYRPGAV